Proteins encoded by one window of Rubrobacter indicoceani:
- a CDS encoding SixA phosphatase family protein produces the protein MDLYLIRHAIAHARDPDRWPEDSNRPLSSLGKSRFERVAAEVSSFVTPPHRLLTSSFARAWQTAQILHEIAGWPVPESFPPLAADVSPEETAKALAGLSGGEEQRLALVGHRPNLHELASHLLTGKPDGMNIKIKKGGVLYLSFDARSGPGSAELRWHTTPKMALRRVGSGPTNLF, from the coding sequence GTGGATCTCTACCTCATCCGTCACGCCATAGCCCATGCTCGCGACCCGGACCGCTGGCCCGAGGACTCGAACCGCCCCCTGTCCTCGCTCGGGAAGTCGCGATTTGAGCGGGTCGCGGCCGAAGTCTCCAGCTTCGTAACGCCGCCGCACCGGCTGCTCACCAGCTCGTTTGCCCGGGCCTGGCAGACGGCTCAGATTCTGCACGAGATCGCCGGGTGGCCCGTTCCGGAGTCTTTTCCACCCCTTGCGGCGGACGTCTCGCCCGAAGAGACGGCAAAGGCCCTTGCGGGCCTGTCGGGTGGTGAAGAGCAGAGGCTGGCGCTTGTCGGGCACCGCCCGAACCTTCACGAGCTCGCCTCGCACCTGCTCACCGGAAAACCCGATGGCATGAACATAAAGATAAAGAAGGGCGGTGTGCTATACCTGAGCTTCGACGCTCGCTCGGGGCCGGGGAGCGCCGAGCTCCGGTGGCACACCACCCCGAAGATGGCCCTGCGGCGCGTCGGGTCGGGCCCGACGAACCTGTTCTAG
- a CDS encoding 2'-5' RNA ligase family protein, giving the protein MWQDFRRRRKLEPGGHTDPDWRGEHTRSAAFVIPVEVRGCIEGIAAARDALRPFPFVSLHPDHFMHISLVIVGFLTAAPESPDEFSEEGLASLAESAGEAVSGFGEFRIDLANLGLFPSAAFIEAHDRNGEIDILRDALLVGCGLQSKPGPPHLTLAYFKVEEETDAPEGLIEAVEPLRNRTVGSFTARHVDLTVLDLCSEYARPKVFARLPLR; this is encoded by the coding sequence ATCTGGCAGGATTTCCGGCGCAGGAGAAAGCTCGAACCCGGCGGCCATACCGACCCGGACTGGCGCGGCGAACACACTCGCTCGGCGGCCTTTGTCATCCCGGTTGAAGTCAGGGGCTGCATAGAAGGAATCGCCGCCGCCCGGGACGCTCTGCGGCCTTTTCCGTTTGTCTCCCTGCACCCGGACCACTTCATGCACATCTCGCTTGTTATCGTCGGGTTCCTCACCGCCGCCCCCGAAAGCCCCGACGAGTTCTCCGAAGAAGGTCTCGCCAGCCTTGCGGAGTCGGCAGGAGAGGCGGTTTCGGGCTTCGGGGAGTTTCGGATAGACCTTGCAAACCTGGGCCTTTTCCCGTCGGCGGCCTTTATCGAGGCCCATGACCGCAACGGCGAGATAGACATCCTGCGCGACGCCCTCCTTGTCGGCTGCGGCCTTCAGAGCAAACCCGGACCGCCGCACCTTACCCTGGCGTACTTCAAGGTCGAAGAAGAGACGGACGCCCCCGAGGGCCTGATAGAAGCCGTTGAGCCGCTTCGGAACCGGACGGTCGGTTCGTTTACGGCGCGGCACGTCGACCTCACCGTTCTGGACCTCTGCAGCGAGTACGCGAGGCCGAAGGTCTTCGCCCGGTTGCCGCTACGCTAG
- a CDS encoding sortase, with amino-acid sequence MSRRSERLAKRKNRSGLYALLACGVVVVGALLFGLSMLSTSSPTPDIAGADPVESTVEATTEETTRAAEETSRERTSEEQTVEKEAQRERTTEAQTAEAPVEEEPVEEVPVAEEPVTEEPVVEGAGGGVDLASVPAPASPELYLTVPKMGLSQDYVANGVDEATLTNGAGHVPETGFPWQEGANTYIASHVLGYEGTGSYLHFAELPNVTYGDEIFIADANGTEYRYEVYEILQVSIYETWVMEPVGGDVVSLQTCINPPDYDVRLVVRGKLVETNVAA; translated from the coding sequence ATGAGCAGAAGATCCGAGAGACTGGCAAAAAGAAAGAACCGCTCCGGCCTCTACGCGCTGCTGGCATGCGGGGTAGTCGTCGTCGGCGCGCTTCTGTTCGGGCTCAGCATGCTCAGCACCTCCTCCCCGACCCCCGACATCGCCGGAGCCGACCCGGTGGAGAGCACGGTTGAAGCCACCACCGAAGAGACGACCCGCGCCGCCGAGGAGACCAGCCGGGAGCGCACCAGCGAAGAGCAGACGGTAGAGAAGGAAGCTCAGCGGGAGAGAACCACGGAGGCGCAGACCGCTGAGGCTCCGGTCGAAGAAGAGCCGGTCGAGGAAGTCCCGGTAGCAGAAGAGCCGGTAACAGAAGAGCCGGTGGTCGAGGGGGCGGGCGGCGGGGTGGACCTTGCCTCTGTTCCGGCCCCGGCGAGCCCGGAGTTGTACCTGACCGTACCGAAGATGGGTCTTTCGCAGGACTACGTAGCCAACGGCGTGGACGAGGCGACGCTCACCAACGGTGCCGGTCACGTCCCGGAGACCGGCTTTCCGTGGCAGGAAGGGGCGAACACTTACATAGCATCGCACGTGCTCGGCTACGAGGGTACGGGAAGCTACCTGCACTTCGCCGAGTTGCCGAACGTAACCTACGGGGATGAGATCTTCATAGCCGACGCCAACGGCACCGAGTACCGCTACGAGGTGTACGAAATCCTGCAGGTCTCCATCTACGAGACCTGGGTTATGGAGCCGGTCGGCGGGGACGTCGTCTCCCTGCAGACCTGTATCAACCCGCCCGACTACGACGTGCGCCTGGTCGTGCGGGGCAAGCTCGTGGAGACAAACGTCGCCGCCTAG
- a CDS encoding sensor histidine kinase, whose protein sequence is MKQALFHLTDNAARHTPPGGSITIGWEQDGSSVKLRVADEGEGIPPEDLPSIFEPFYRGDRSRSRRRGGTGLALVENIVRSHRGRLQAESPAGRGSHFIITLPNTAV, encoded by the coding sequence TTGAAGCAGGCCCTCTTTCACCTTACCGACAACGCCGCCCGGCACACGCCGCCGGGCGGGAGCATCACGATCGGCTGGGAGCAAGACGGCTCGTCCGTGAAACTGCGGGTCGCCGACGAGGGCGAAGGCATCCCCCCGGAAGACCTGCCGAGCATCTTCGAGCCGTTCTACAGGGGCGACCGCTCCCGCTCAAGAAGACGTGGTGGCACCGGGCTCGCGCTTGTCGAGAATATCGTTCGCTCTCACAGAGGTCGGCTGCAGGCCGAGAGCCCGGCGGGCCGGGGCTCGCACTTTATCATCACCCTCCCAAACACCGCCGTCTGA
- a CDS encoding HAMP domain-containing protein: protein MERSLKNRWNNRSLRLRMTLLYVVLLAVLLATLSVFIYLDLRAFLIDSTETRLRAQAKPTIERFLSVENPSAQEQATIPGVAENLSRNLTSRDTTATVLDSDGTYLANGRRLEEEIPAIAPSSKHVARALGGENEIGYTARDAAEERMLVLLIPLRSPENPETVLGVVQLNTPLAVTDQILFRERIFLGASMLLALLLGTLGGLAITGAALEPLRQIVSTCRRLASGDLGERVNLPHRKDEVGQLASAFDDMAERLEATFASQQRFSADAAHELRTPLTALGGSLEVLLRGSGDDPQAANRLIRGMHREVLRLGRVSEQLLDLSRLNSPLALNFREFPLRGFHPAGRTPRPGARHST from the coding sequence ATGGAGAGAAGCCTCAAGAACCGGTGGAATAACCGCTCGCTGCGTCTGCGGATGACGCTGCTATACGTGGTTCTGCTCGCCGTTCTGCTCGCGACGCTCAGCGTCTTTATCTACCTCGACCTGCGCGCCTTCCTTATAGACAGCACCGAGACCCGGCTCCGCGCTCAGGCCAAGCCGACCATCGAGCGGTTCCTCTCCGTCGAAAACCCCTCCGCTCAGGAGCAAGCGACCATCCCCGGCGTGGCGGAGAACCTGAGCCGCAACCTCACCTCCCGAGACACGACCGCGACCGTACTGGACAGCGACGGAACCTACCTTGCAAACGGACGCAGACTGGAGGAGGAAATCCCGGCCATCGCCCCAAGTTCGAAACACGTAGCCCGCGCGCTCGGCGGGGAGAACGAGATCGGCTACACGGCGAGAGACGCCGCAGAGGAGCGCATGCTCGTCCTGCTGATCCCGCTCAGAAGCCCTGAAAACCCCGAGACGGTCCTGGGCGTTGTCCAGCTCAACACCCCGCTCGCTGTTACGGATCAGATCCTCTTCAGAGAGCGTATCTTCCTCGGAGCCAGCATGCTGCTCGCGCTGCTCCTCGGAACGCTCGGCGGCCTGGCTATAACGGGCGCGGCCCTTGAACCTCTGAGGCAGATAGTCTCGACCTGCCGCCGCCTGGCCTCGGGCGATCTCGGCGAACGGGTCAACCTCCCTCATCGCAAGGACGAGGTCGGACAGCTCGCCAGTGCCTTTGACGACATGGCCGAAAGACTGGAGGCCACCTTTGCCTCCCAGCAACGCTTCTCCGCCGACGCCGCCCACGAACTCCGCACCCCCCTCACCGCCCTCGGAGGATCGCTCGAAGTGCTTCTGCGCGGCTCCGGCGACGATCCGCAGGCGGCCAACCGTCTTATACGGGGCATGCACCGCGAGGTCCTGCGCCTCGGAAGAGTCTCGGAGCAGCTTCTGGACCTCTCTCGACTTAACTCCCCGCTGGCCCTGAACTTCCGGGAGTTCCCCCTGCGAGGATTTCACCCGGCAGGCCGAACACCTCGCCCCGGAGCACGACATTCGACTTGA
- a CDS encoding response regulator transcription factor: MLPGLDGFEVCRRLRGSGSEVPLIMLTARTNVPDRVAGLTIGADDYVTKPFSFEELLARIQAVLRRRGLDHPQDSKLSGAGLVLDPQTHEVYRDGVRLELTRTEFSLLALLMSHPNRVFTRETLVNRVWGFDYYGDTNVVDVHISHLRRKIGDRGGERRTIQTVYGMGYTFRSDGEKPQEPVE; encoded by the coding sequence ATGCTGCCCGGTCTGGATGGTTTCGAAGTCTGCCGCAGGCTCCGGGGGTCGGGGAGCGAGGTGCCCCTGATCATGCTGACCGCCAGAACAAACGTCCCCGACCGGGTTGCGGGCCTCACCATCGGGGCCGACGACTACGTAACCAAGCCCTTCAGCTTCGAGGAGCTCCTCGCCCGGATACAGGCCGTCCTGCGCCGGAGGGGGTTGGATCACCCGCAAGACAGTAAGCTCTCCGGGGCGGGGCTGGTCTTGGACCCACAGACGCACGAGGTCTACCGGGACGGCGTCCGCCTCGAGCTCACCAGAACGGAGTTCTCTCTGCTCGCCCTGCTTATGAGCCATCCGAACCGCGTCTTTACTCGCGAGACGCTCGTCAACCGCGTCTGGGGCTTCGACTACTACGGCGATACAAACGTGGTGGACGTACATATAAGCCACCTCAGACGCAAGATCGGCGACCGGGGCGGCGAGCGCAGAACCATACAGACGGTTTACGGCATGGGATACACTTTCAGGTCCGATGGAGAGAAGCCTCAAGAACCGGTGGAATAA
- a CDS encoding ArsR/SmtB family transcription factor, giving the protein MHSETEKSAGLLSELTVGRNSEDLCLLAKFFNGFANSTRLSILILLAEKGEAKVGELVEELDAPQPRVSDHLRCLAWCGYVKARREGRNAYYSISDERVLEMLEIGQRIMCGNVEHLEACETMDRRSS; this is encoded by the coding sequence ATGCACAGCGAAACCGAGAAGTCCGCAGGGCTGCTGTCCGAGCTTACGGTCGGTCGCAACAGCGAGGACCTCTGTCTGCTGGCGAAGTTCTTCAACGGGTTCGCGAACTCCACGAGGCTTTCCATCCTGATCCTGCTCGCCGAGAAGGGCGAGGCCAAGGTCGGGGAGCTTGTCGAGGAGCTGGACGCTCCGCAGCCGAGGGTTTCGGATCACCTCCGCTGTCTTGCGTGGTGCGGGTACGTCAAGGCGCGCCGCGAAGGCCGAAACGCCTACTACTCTATCTCCGACGAGCGGGTTCTCGAGATGCTCGAGATAGGCCAGCGCATTATGTGCGGCAACGTCGAACACCTCGAAGCCTGCGAGACCATGGACCGCCGCTCTTCCTGA
- a CDS encoding aldo/keto reductase, with product MNVQGSIEFGDGLTVGRLGYGAMRLTGTGVWGCAENRNQAQEVLIETVRLGVTLLDTADAYGPYTNEDLIHETLSPYPEDFRIATKGGIVRGRDRSWNPDGRPEHLRAACRGSMKRLGVEAIDLYQLHTPDPEVPFEESIGALAELREAGEILNIGLSNVSVEQLRTARGICPIASVQNLFNLSDQTSKDVLEECEKDGTAFLPYFPMAAGDLADSGGAVDEISSERGVTHGQVALAWLLALSPVIVPVPGTSSVEHLRENVAATAITLSEGDLEKLSG from the coding sequence GTGAACGTTCAGGGATCAATAGAGTTCGGAGACGGCCTTACCGTGGGCCGCCTCGGGTACGGAGCGATGCGGCTCACGGGGACGGGGGTCTGGGGCTGCGCGGAGAACCGTAATCAGGCCCAGGAGGTGCTTATAGAGACCGTTCGGCTCGGGGTTACGCTTCTGGACACCGCCGACGCCTACGGTCCGTACACAAACGAGGATCTGATCCACGAGACCCTCTCGCCCTACCCGGAAGACTTCCGCATCGCCACAAAGGGCGGCATCGTGCGCGGCCGGGACAGAAGCTGGAACCCCGACGGTCGCCCCGAGCACCTGAGGGCCGCCTGCAGAGGAAGCATGAAACGCCTCGGGGTCGAAGCCATAGACCTCTACCAGCTTCACACCCCCGACCCGGAAGTACCCTTCGAAGAATCGATCGGCGCGCTCGCGGAGCTTCGGGAGGCCGGGGAGATCCTGAACATCGGGCTCTCCAACGTAAGCGTCGAGCAACTCCGGACGGCGCGCGGGATCTGCCCCATAGCCTCCGTGCAGAACCTCTTCAACCTATCCGATCAGACCTCGAAAGACGTGCTCGAAGAGTGTGAGAAAGACGGGACGGCGTTTCTTCCCTACTTTCCGATGGCCGCCGGAGACCTCGCAGATTCCGGCGGTGCGGTGGATGAGATCTCCTCCGAGCGTGGCGTTACGCACGGTCAGGTTGCTCTGGCCTGGCTTCTCGCGCTCTCCCCGGTTATCGTGCCGGTACCCGGCACCTCTTCGGTCGAGCACCTGCGCGAGAACGTCGCCGCTACCGCGATAACCCTCTCGGAAGGCGATCTCGAGAAACTCTCCGGCTGA
- a CDS encoding aldehyde dehydrogenase family protein: MGRSFSESGDDPDAVVRRLSSVIGGAYVSDAPGGKTVSTNPADGSDVVAEVSMGDPGTFVSACRAAREAQRRWAGVPAPVRSQVVKRAGRIVEANKEALARLLTREVGKPYAESLGEVQEIVDTCDFFTSEGRRLYGQTVPSEMPDKQLFTFRVPVGVAAIVTAGNFPVAVPSWYIVPALVCGNAVVFKPADYAPALGDALAKLLVAGGLPDGVLNVVQASGPATFEGLEDALAEGLVDKVGFTGSTAVGREIGALCGRHLQAPCLELGGKNPLVVMDDAEIDLAVEGALFSGFGTAGQRCTSLGTAIVHESVYGEFVLKLTEAVAGAEIGDPAQDVLYGPMLSRKFADNFEGFLDLIRPHHRVSGSTGTGRITARNPRKGFVGDAERGLFYHPTIVSGLERGDRLYSTETFGPLVGVMAFSDFEEAVELANGTGYGLSAAVYTGSAGRAFQFRERVSAGMLSVNNSTSGAEAHLPFGGNGKSGNGSRQSGVWVLDQFTRWQSMNWDYAGRLQKAQMEMMELPSEPGFRLP; the protein is encoded by the coding sequence ATGGGCCGGAGCTTTTCAGAATCCGGGGACGACCCCGACGCGGTGGTTCGCCGTCTGTCATCCGTGATCGGGGGGGCTTACGTCTCCGATGCGCCGGGCGGCAAGACCGTTTCCACAAACCCCGCAGACGGTTCGGACGTCGTCGCGGAGGTTTCGATGGGAGATCCCGGCACTTTCGTCTCGGCCTGCCGGGCGGCCCGTGAGGCGCAGAGAAGATGGGCCGGGGTCCCGGCCCCCGTCCGCTCGCAGGTTGTAAAGCGCGCCGGGAGGATCGTAGAGGCCAACAAGGAGGCTCTTGCCCGGCTTCTGACCCGCGAGGTCGGTAAACCGTACGCCGAGTCGCTCGGGGAGGTGCAGGAGATAGTGGACACCTGCGATTTCTTTACGAGCGAGGGCCGCCGCCTCTACGGCCAGACCGTCCCCTCCGAGATGCCGGACAAGCAGCTGTTCACCTTTCGCGTCCCGGTCGGGGTGGCGGCGATAGTAACCGCCGGAAACTTCCCCGTCGCCGTTCCGTCGTGGTACATAGTCCCGGCGCTGGTCTGCGGAAACGCAGTTGTCTTTAAACCCGCCGACTACGCCCCGGCCCTCGGCGACGCGCTGGCGAAACTGCTGGTGGCGGGCGGGCTCCCCGACGGGGTTCTGAACGTCGTGCAGGCAAGCGGTCCGGCGACCTTCGAGGGGCTGGAGGATGCTCTGGCCGAGGGACTCGTGGACAAGGTCGGGTTCACCGGCTCGACGGCGGTCGGGCGGGAGATCGGGGCTCTTTGCGGCAGGCACCTCCAGGCCCCGTGCCTCGAGCTCGGCGGCAAGAATCCGCTTGTCGTGATGGACGATGCGGAGATAGACCTTGCGGTGGAGGGCGCGCTCTTCAGCGGCTTCGGGACGGCGGGGCAGCGCTGCACCTCCCTCGGGACAGCGATAGTCCACGAGTCCGTCTACGGGGAATTCGTCCTGAAGCTGACGGAGGCCGTTGCGGGCGCAGAGATCGGCGACCCGGCCCAGGACGTTCTCTACGGGCCGATGCTCTCCCGGAAGTTCGCGGATAACTTCGAGGGGTTTCTCGACCTTATAAGGCCGCACCACAGGGTCTCCGGCTCGACGGGGACGGGTCGGATCACGGCCCGGAATCCGCGCAAGGGGTTTGTCGGTGACGCGGAGCGCGGCCTCTTCTACCACCCGACCATCGTCTCCGGCCTAGAGCGCGGGGACAGACTCTACTCGACCGAGACCTTCGGACCGCTTGTCGGCGTGATGGCGTTTTCGGACTTCGAAGAGGCCGTCGAGCTCGCCAACGGAACCGGGTACGGGCTCTCGGCGGCGGTCTACACCGGGAGCGCGGGCCGGGCCTTCCAGTTCCGGGAGCGTGTGTCGGCGGGTATGCTGTCCGTCAACAACTCCACGTCGGGCGCGGAGGCGCATCTCCCGTTCGGGGGGAACGGCAAAAGCGGAAACGGGAGCCGTCAGTCGGGGGTGTGGGTTCTTGACCAGTTCACCCGCTGGCAGTCCATGAACTGGGACTACGCCGGGAGGCTCCAGAAAGCACAGATGGAGATGATGGAGCTGCCGTCGGAACCGGGATTCCGGCTGCCGTAG